A window of the Streptomyces griseochromogenes genome harbors these coding sequences:
- a CDS encoding MaoC family dehydratase, whose amino-acid sequence MRVFNTPADLALAVGDRLGESPWCRIDQRRIDQFAEATGDHQWIHVDAERARTGPFGGAIAHGFLTVSLLPSLLNQIVRIDGVELMLNSGVDKLRFHSPVPAGARVRAVAHLTSVKPRAGGFTEVVLSAFLEVENRRRAALTANVRALMRAAQPAPAA is encoded by the coding sequence ATGCGCGTGTTCAACACCCCCGCCGACCTGGCGCTGGCCGTCGGTGACCGGCTGGGCGAGAGCCCATGGTGTCGCATCGACCAGCGGCGGATCGACCAGTTCGCCGAGGCCACCGGCGACCATCAGTGGATTCACGTCGATGCCGAGCGAGCCCGCACCGGTCCGTTCGGCGGGGCCATAGCCCACGGCTTTCTGACCGTGTCCCTGCTGCCCTCGCTGCTGAACCAGATCGTCCGGATCGACGGCGTGGAACTGATGCTCAACTCCGGAGTCGACAAGCTGCGGTTCCACAGCCCCGTACCGGCCGGGGCACGCGTGCGTGCCGTCGCCCATCTGACCTCGGTGAAGCCACGAGCCGGCGGCTTCACCGAGGTGGTGCTCTCGGCCTTTTTGGAGGTCGAGAACCGGCGCCGGGCTGCCCTCACCGCAAACGTGCGTGCGTTGATGCGCGCCGCGCAGCCCGCGCCGGCCGCATGA
- a CDS encoding transposase, whose amino-acid sequence MLEDAGIKTSLVLAKTLSMSSCAMIEALIAGERDPVVPADVAVGKARSKMTDLHEALTGRFEDHHVFLTSQALDHIDSIDAQIAAFDRRIDAETAPLRRQCDLLVTIPGVSTRLAQAVIAETGADMTRFSTAAALASWSGVVPGNGV is encoded by the coding sequence GTGCTCGAGGACGCGGGCATCAAGACCTCGCTCGTGCTGGCCAAGACGCTGAGTATGTCTTCCTGCGCCATGATCGAAGCACTCATCGCCGGTGAGCGTGACCCGGTAGTGCCGGCCGATGTGGCCGTCGGGAAGGCGCGCTCGAAGATGACGGATCTCCACGAGGCCCTGACCGGCCGCTTCGAAGACCACCATGTCTTCTTGACGTCCCAGGCCTTGGATCACATCGATTCCATCGACGCGCAGATCGCTGCGTTCGATCGGCGCATTGATGCCGAGACCGCGCCCTTACGCCGGCAGTGCGATCTCCTGGTCACCATTCCCGGCGTCTCAACCCGCCTTGCACAGGCCGTGATCGCCGAGACGGGCGCCGACATGACACGCTTCTCCACCGCGGCCGCTCTGGCAAGCTGGAGTGGCGTGGTTCCTGGGAACGGTGTGTGA
- a CDS encoding glycosyltransferase, giving the protein MSYRIIFLALGSRGDTQPYLAVGRVLKERGHRVGIATGRCYAELVRQSGLDHIPIDVDVEQVLKSEDGQQWLGAERNPLRLARRLEPLAASYVDEVVAGAAGECVAADAVVCSLLGMMFRPAIVPPSTPFAYGGLQPTYPTRAFPTIQLSQRRSLGGWGNRWSHSAVESVMWLCVRAALARRAAAGPRPPLRAPSAQLRRAGHPLLCGFSPSVVPRPVDWPSFVHVTGYWFTGTPASWTPPPDLEEFLAVGPPPVFVGFGSMVLKDQRGTGEVVRDALRRAGLRGVLLGDPDAEPSDDEFHVIGGAPHQWLFPRMAAVVHHGGAGTVAAALRAGVPQVTTPFFFDQPFWGERLHALGVGTSPRSILQLSAENLAEAVGRAADVDGPMRERARALQERVAAERGAERAADVLEGWLTGLRR; this is encoded by the coding sequence ATGAGCTACCGAATCATCTTCCTTGCACTTGGTTCCCGCGGTGACACTCAGCCTTATCTGGCGGTCGGCCGGGTGCTCAAGGAGCGTGGACACCGGGTGGGCATCGCCACCGGGCGGTGCTACGCGGAACTGGTGCGTCAGTCCGGGCTGGACCACATACCGATTGATGTGGACGTGGAGCAGGTCCTGAAGAGCGAAGACGGACAGCAGTGGCTCGGCGCGGAACGCAACCCGCTGCGTCTGGCCCGGCGGCTGGAGCCGTTGGCGGCGTCCTATGTCGACGAAGTCGTCGCCGGTGCGGCGGGGGAGTGCGTGGCGGCCGACGCGGTGGTGTGCTCTCTGCTCGGGATGATGTTCCGGCCTGCGATCGTGCCGCCGTCCACCCCGTTCGCCTATGGCGGGCTCCAGCCGACATATCCGACCCGGGCCTTCCCCACCATTCAGCTCTCCCAGCGGCGTTCACTTGGCGGCTGGGGCAACCGGTGGAGTCATAGCGCGGTGGAGAGCGTGATGTGGCTCTGTGTCCGTGCGGCTCTGGCCCGGCGGGCTGCTGCCGGGCCGCGGCCGCCGTTGCGCGCGCCCTCCGCGCAGCTGAGGCGCGCCGGGCACCCGCTGTTGTGTGGGTTCAGCCCGTCCGTCGTTCCGCGGCCTGTTGACTGGCCGTCTTTCGTGCATGTCACGGGGTACTGGTTCACCGGGACGCCTGCCTCGTGGACGCCGCCACCGGACCTGGAGGAGTTCCTGGCCGTGGGGCCGCCGCCGGTCTTCGTGGGCTTCGGCAGCATGGTTTTGAAGGATCAGCGGGGTACCGGAGAGGTGGTACGGGACGCTCTGCGCCGGGCGGGACTGCGTGGCGTGCTGCTCGGTGACCCCGACGCCGAGCCTTCGGACGACGAGTTCCATGTCATCGGCGGGGCCCCGCACCAGTGGCTCTTCCCTCGCATGGCCGCAGTGGTCCACCACGGTGGTGCGGGCACCGTCGCGGCGGCTCTGCGTGCCGGCGTGCCCCAGGTCACGACCCCGTTCTTCTTCGACCAGCCCTTTTGGGGAGAGCGCCTGCACGCGCTGGGTGTCGGCACATCGCCCCGGTCGATCCTGCAGTTGTCGGCCGAGAATCTGGCCGAGGCGGTGGGCCGTGCGGCCGATGTCGACGGACCCATGCGGGAACGGGCCCGTGCCCTTCAGGAGCGGGTGGCCGCTGAACGCGGCGCGGAGCGTGCGGCCGATGTGCTGGAGGGGTGGTTGACGGGCCTGCGGCGCTGA
- a CDS encoding ATP-binding protein — protein sequence MRTSVAGGPGASAPVGREDEVCTVVQAARRAVAGQGGVVFVTGEAGIGKTTLVHAVLARLRSLQMQVYSGTADMLEARWPFSAISDCLQVYRRSPDPERARLAVQIHPEIDGTGQPAPGDDIGLVQQVIALVEDDCEQSPLALVLDDAQWADPQSVMCLQRIGRLARQLPLLVMVAIRSGPSTPQLQHLMATWQQRGAIIIALGPLEQPQVEELLTNLAGASAGPHLRRLAADAAGNPFYLTALVEALTAAKALSVDGSQAETTHTGGPHSLHEVITQRLRFLPGQVVEALRAAALLGSRFSVSELAAATGTPPHELVACLEQAEQAGVLTEAHDQLAFRHDLVRQALEQTMSVSARQAMHTRLGLALAGAGYPAERVADQLRRSPTAPGHAGLDWLDGAAGHLAARNRKTALELFERILPTTDPADARVQRLYVLWAETLLAQGRADQCHKVATWSLERCQDPALRTRLRWTLLRHANADEEVRGEPTVLRLAQQAADHPDATPAERLRFLAIRALCLCNDLGEHARAAQLAEQVRGQAAELGEQTALSQALATLALIELCRNQPSSALALLEEIPHGRRVRVADTYRAHALLELGRLPEAVAAARQSSAWPAEPESAADMLWRHLYAAYVQFVGGWWDDARAEVEAGQELPDYAGAHRGLHGVGALISLHRDDPATAEAHLDFSPLRDPYVTADAFTGSMLRWAHAVHAQHCGRTRQALELFEQLCRHDAPDNTALWLAIPAPEAVRLALDVGEHDRALDIQALVLEQAKQAEPGLLEPAVLACQGLLEQDADALHTAAGLCEALHRPLTQARCLEDAAAVLTRRGHRDDACRQLRQAATGYQQLEAAWDLARVNAALRTLGVRQGVRGPRGRPSHGWEALTATERKVADLIAQGLSNPHIAERLFISRRTVQTHVSHILAKLGMNSRVEVAALAAQHTK from the coding sequence ATGAGGACGAGCGTCGCAGGCGGTCCTGGTGCGTCAGCGCCGGTGGGCCGTGAGGACGAGGTGTGCACGGTCGTTCAGGCTGCTCGCCGGGCTGTGGCCGGGCAGGGCGGCGTCGTCTTCGTCACGGGCGAGGCCGGTATCGGCAAGACCACGCTGGTCCACGCCGTGCTGGCACGTCTGCGGAGCCTACAGATGCAGGTGTACAGCGGCACCGCGGACATGCTGGAGGCCCGCTGGCCGTTCAGTGCGATCAGTGACTGTCTTCAGGTGTACCGCCGCAGCCCCGACCCCGAGCGTGCACGCCTTGCGGTTCAGATCCACCCCGAGATAGACGGCACGGGGCAGCCGGCACCCGGCGATGACATCGGGCTGGTCCAGCAGGTGATCGCGCTGGTGGAGGACGACTGTGAACAGTCCCCGCTCGCGCTGGTGCTCGATGATGCGCAGTGGGCGGATCCGCAGAGCGTGATGTGTCTGCAGCGTATCGGGCGGCTGGCCCGGCAGCTGCCGCTGCTGGTTATGGTGGCGATCCGCTCCGGGCCGAGCACCCCCCAGCTGCAGCACCTGATGGCGACCTGGCAGCAGCGAGGCGCCATCATCATCGCCCTGGGTCCGTTGGAGCAGCCGCAGGTGGAGGAGCTCCTGACAAACCTGGCCGGGGCTTCGGCCGGCCCGCACCTGCGCCGCCTGGCCGCCGACGCCGCCGGCAACCCTTTCTACCTCACCGCGCTGGTCGAGGCCCTGACCGCCGCCAAGGCGCTGTCGGTGGACGGCAGTCAGGCGGAAACCACGCATACCGGCGGCCCGCACTCCCTGCACGAGGTCATCACCCAGCGGCTCAGGTTCCTTCCCGGCCAGGTGGTGGAGGCTCTGCGGGCAGCCGCCCTGCTCGGCAGCCGGTTCTCGGTCAGCGAGCTGGCCGCCGCGACCGGCACACCCCCGCACGAGCTGGTGGCCTGTCTGGAACAGGCCGAGCAGGCCGGGGTTTTGACCGAGGCCCACGATCAGCTGGCCTTCCGGCACGACCTGGTCCGCCAGGCGCTGGAGCAGACGATGAGCGTCTCGGCCCGCCAGGCGATGCACACCCGGCTCGGTCTGGCACTGGCCGGTGCCGGGTACCCGGCCGAGCGGGTCGCCGACCAGCTGCGGCGCTCGCCGACCGCGCCCGGCCACGCCGGGCTGGACTGGCTGGACGGCGCCGCCGGCCATCTGGCCGCCCGCAACCGCAAGACCGCGCTGGAGCTGTTCGAGCGGATTCTGCCCACCACCGACCCGGCCGATGCGCGGGTGCAGCGTCTTTATGTGCTGTGGGCCGAGACCCTGCTCGCCCAGGGCCGCGCCGACCAGTGTCACAAGGTCGCCACCTGGTCCCTGGAGCGTTGCCAGGACCCCGCGCTGCGCACCCGCCTGCGCTGGACCCTCCTCCGCCACGCCAACGCTGACGAAGAGGTGCGCGGCGAGCCGACCGTCCTGCGCCTGGCCCAGCAGGCCGCCGACCACCCCGACGCCACCCCTGCCGAGCGCCTGCGATTCCTGGCGATCCGCGCGCTGTGCCTCTGTAACGACCTGGGCGAGCACGCGCGTGCCGCGCAGCTGGCGGAGCAGGTGCGCGGCCAGGCCGCCGAGCTCGGCGAGCAAACCGCCCTGTCACAAGCCCTGGCAACCCTCGCCCTGATTGAACTGTGCAGGAACCAGCCCAGCAGCGCGCTGGCACTGCTGGAGGAGATACCGCACGGCCGGCGCGTGCGCGTCGCCGACACCTATCGGGCCCACGCCCTGCTGGAACTGGGCAGGCTGCCAGAAGCGGTCGCCGCCGCGCGCCAGTCGTCCGCCTGGCCGGCCGAACCCGAATCCGCAGCCGACATGCTCTGGCGGCACCTGTATGCGGCCTACGTGCAGTTCGTCGGCGGCTGGTGGGACGACGCCCGTGCCGAGGTCGAGGCGGGCCAGGAACTGCCCGACTACGCTGGCGCCCACCGGGGTCTGCACGGTGTGGGAGCGCTGATCTCGCTGCACCGCGACGACCCGGCCACCGCAGAAGCGCACCTGGACTTTTCCCCCCTGCGCGATCCCTACGTCACCGCTGATGCGTTCACCGGCTCCATGCTCCGCTGGGCGCACGCGGTCCACGCCCAGCACTGCGGCCGCACGCGGCAGGCGCTTGAGCTGTTCGAACAGCTGTGCCGCCACGACGCCCCCGACAACACGGCACTGTGGCTAGCCATCCCGGCCCCCGAAGCCGTCCGCCTGGCCCTCGACGTCGGGGAACACGATCGTGCTCTGGATATCCAGGCCCTGGTACTGGAACAGGCCAAGCAGGCAGAGCCCGGCCTGCTCGAGCCCGCCGTGCTCGCCTGCCAGGGCCTGCTGGAACAGGACGCCGACGCCCTGCACACCGCCGCCGGCCTGTGCGAAGCGCTTCACCGACCCCTCACCCAGGCGCGCTGCCTCGAGGACGCTGCCGCCGTCCTGACCCGACGTGGCCACCGCGACGACGCCTGCCGACAGCTGCGCCAGGCCGCCACCGGCTACCAGCAGCTCGAGGCCGCCTGGGACCTGGCCCGCGTCAACGCCGCGCTGCGCACCCTCGGGGTCCGGCAGGGGGTACGCGGCCCGCGCGGCCGGCCCAGCCACGGATGGGAGGCGCTGACCGCGACCGAACGCAAGGTCGCCGACCTTATCGCCCAGGGCCTGTCCAACCCCCACATCGCCGAACGCCTGTTCATCTCCCGGCGCACCGTGCAGACCCACGTCTCCCACATCCTGGCCAAACTCGGCATGAACTCCCGCGTCGAAGTCGCCGCCCTCGCCGCCCAGCACACGAAGTAG
- the fabI gene encoding enoyl-ACP reductase FabI has product MLQNKRLLVTGVLTESSIAYRIARIAQEQGAEVVLTGFGRGLGITRAVAERLPAPCDVLEMDVTKPEHLERVAEDLRRRWGRLDGVVHAAAFAPASALGGGFLTAAWEDVATAFHVSTYSFAAFGRVFGPLLAASEHGSLVGLDFDADRAWPGYDWMGVAKAALESCCRYLARELGPQGVRVNLVAAGPLRTMAAKSIEGFAASEQLWPRLAPLGWDVGDAEPVGRVVCALLSGWLPAVTGEVLHVDGGAHAIGAPSSQDGPGNAPAAVKEPA; this is encoded by the coding sequence TTGTTGCAGAACAAGAGACTGCTCGTCACCGGGGTGCTCACGGAAAGTTCGATCGCATACCGCATCGCCCGGATCGCCCAGGAGCAGGGAGCCGAGGTCGTGCTCACCGGGTTCGGCCGCGGGCTGGGGATCACGCGCGCGGTGGCGGAGCGGCTGCCGGCCCCTTGTGACGTCCTTGAGATGGATGTGACGAAGCCGGAGCACCTCGAACGGGTCGCCGAGGACCTCCGGCGGCGCTGGGGCCGGCTCGACGGGGTGGTCCACGCGGCCGCCTTCGCACCAGCCTCCGCGCTCGGCGGAGGGTTCCTCACCGCCGCGTGGGAGGACGTCGCCACCGCGTTCCATGTGTCCACCTACTCGTTCGCCGCCTTCGGCCGGGTCTTCGGTCCGCTGCTGGCCGCGTCCGAGCACGGGTCGTTGGTGGGACTGGACTTCGACGCCGACCGGGCCTGGCCGGGCTACGACTGGATGGGCGTCGCCAAGGCCGCTCTGGAGAGCTGCTGCCGCTACCTCGCCCGGGAGCTGGGCCCCCAGGGAGTACGGGTGAACCTGGTGGCCGCCGGGCCGCTGAGGACGATGGCCGCCAAGTCCATCGAGGGTTTCGCGGCTTCGGAGCAGCTGTGGCCCCGGCTGGCGCCTCTCGGCTGGGATGTCGGCGACGCCGAACCCGTCGGCCGGGTGGTGTGCGCGCTGCTGTCGGGCTGGCTGCCCGCGGTGACGGGGGAAGTGCTGCACGTCGACGGTGGGGCGCACGCGATCGGTGCGCCGTCCTCCCAGGACGGGCCCGGCAATGCCCCGGCAGCGGTGAAGGAGCCTGCGTGA
- a CDS encoding acyl carrier protein gives MSALFDHMTALLSERFGIPTEEIRPEAKLRSLDLDSLAMVEFGLVAEKEYGVQVSEDDVSSEDTVADLARVIEEKGGEV, from the coding sequence ATGAGCGCCCTGTTCGACCACATGACCGCCCTGCTCTCGGAGCGATTCGGCATCCCCACCGAGGAGATCCGCCCCGAGGCGAAGCTGCGGAGCCTCGATCTGGACTCGCTGGCCATGGTCGAGTTCGGCCTAGTCGCGGAGAAGGAGTACGGCGTTCAGGTCTCCGAGGACGACGTGTCCTCGGAGGACACCGTCGCCGACCTGGCCCGGGTGATCGAGGAGAAGGGCGGGGAGGTCTGA
- a CDS encoding beta-ketoacyl-[acyl-carrier-protein] synthase family protein — MSYRHTRCDVAVTGVGLVTPGGVGVWPSWELILRGESTAASADPELAGLPVDFSCRVPGFDADQLLGRRIAWRQDRFVHLGLVAAREALADAGLDPKSWDGSRVGIVVGNALGGTKLFEEARSTLDSEGAGKVSPVLIPQMGQSSLGGFLSIDCGATGPNITTVTACASGATAIGTARDLLRSGVCDVVVTGGTESAISPTIIAGFHQLGALSKRGDDPAAASRPFDDGRDGFVAAEGAGMLVLERAADARARGAQPLALLSGYGASADAYHPTAPRADGAGVEQAVRMALADAGIPPQQVDHINAHGTSTPLNDAAEAQVIRRIFGDRPVVTSVKGALGHTLGAAGAIEAVCTVLSVRHNVVPPTANLDSPDPQVQLDIVTKAPRTMPVRTAISNSFGFGGLNAVLVFNAV, encoded by the coding sequence ATGTCGTACCGACACACGCGGTGCGACGTCGCGGTGACCGGCGTCGGCCTGGTCACGCCGGGGGGCGTAGGAGTGTGGCCCAGCTGGGAACTGATCCTGCGGGGCGAATCCACCGCCGCTTCGGCTGATCCCGAACTGGCGGGCCTTCCCGTCGACTTCAGCTGCCGTGTGCCGGGATTCGACGCCGACCAGCTGCTGGGCCGACGGATCGCGTGGCGGCAGGACCGCTTCGTGCACCTGGGGCTGGTGGCCGCCCGCGAGGCGCTCGCCGACGCCGGCCTCGATCCGAAGAGCTGGGACGGCAGTCGGGTGGGCATCGTCGTCGGCAACGCGCTCGGCGGGACCAAGCTGTTCGAGGAGGCGCGCAGCACGCTGGACTCCGAAGGGGCGGGGAAGGTGTCCCCCGTGCTGATCCCGCAGATGGGGCAGAGTTCGCTGGGCGGCTTCCTCTCCATCGACTGCGGGGCCACCGGACCGAACATCACCACGGTGACCGCGTGCGCCTCCGGCGCGACCGCCATCGGAACGGCTCGCGACCTGCTGCGATCCGGCGTGTGTGACGTGGTTGTGACCGGCGGCACCGAGTCGGCGATCAGTCCGACGATCATCGCCGGCTTCCATCAGCTGGGTGCGCTGTCGAAGCGGGGCGACGACCCGGCCGCCGCGTCCCGGCCGTTCGACGACGGCCGCGACGGCTTCGTGGCCGCCGAGGGGGCGGGGATGCTGGTGCTGGAACGGGCCGCCGACGCCCGCGCCCGCGGAGCCCAGCCACTGGCCCTGCTCAGCGGTTACGGGGCATCCGCGGACGCCTACCACCCCACGGCGCCCCGGGCCGACGGGGCCGGAGTGGAACAAGCGGTGCGGATGGCGCTGGCCGACGCCGGAATCCCGCCGCAGCAGGTGGATCACATCAACGCGCACGGCACGTCGACACCGCTCAACGACGCCGCCGAAGCCCAGGTGATCCGGCGGATCTTCGGCGACCGGCCCGTGGTGACCTCGGTCAAGGGCGCCCTCGGTCACACCCTCGGCGCGGCGGGTGCCATCGAGGCGGTCTGCACGGTCCTGTCGGTCCGGCACAACGTCGTACCGCCGACGGCGAACCTCGACAGCCCCGACCCACAGGTCCAGTTGGACATCGTCACGAAGGCGCCCCGCACCATGCCCGTACGCACCGCGATCAGCAACTCCTTCGGTTTCGGCGGGCTCAACGCGGTGCTCGTCTTCAACGCCGTGTGA
- a CDS encoding LuxR C-terminal-related transcriptional regulator, whose protein sequence is MGRRPAPGILGLRGEFEELRGHLVRALLSEPSVITVGTEPGVARTRPFDAAIDIAADIGYRVGTGRGRPPIRDRAFGVLHQMLDELLAPGGPWAASQARTVMKERPADEMFPVFDQLLARLAAHEPVLLALDDADLCDTASLRYLAHAMRRVHGKPVVLVLAHEETEPAVMDASLRELTATAHRIPAPGRSSPDTAAFLSRTAGPQAPDAATRDGLTPAPADIDEWLGARLSRHPASTTLAQAIAVLGDDADFGRAAALARLDLDDASARLDRLILLGLMDQTPPLRFRHHVLRAAVLDAVPMGARIAWHTRAAELLHEAGEPDETVAAHLLRADVVRIGWAATTLRSAARQAMGRGQPERAVPLLRRALTARATPAQRAAVLRELGTAELAFDHCAGIATLRAALENAPDADEAAHTALILVPALLSAESDEEATTVADQVAAWVAEADPDTAWHLGGLAYQGALGRLGTVSGAAARSVTLFADTPQDPRLRRARLAYLAHHHSWRGLDRPNVVRHATESLRDPRPGMAQSPYHLALLSLLYADALGNADAALRQLETNAVGKGSHCDRAAVMLLRGVALRMSGNLDTALNRFRTAYSLLDAWSAGNPTRESIWCLARTAETLVEQGGTEEANELLAQRGLLGELPDQVHYNWVLFARGRIHMALGDHEGALRDLLECGYSLTEWGMDNPAVLPWRSQAASSCLALGDRRRARELAEQELAAALRWGTPRAAGTARAALGRASTGPEATKQLTDAVAVLRESPARLELAHAQYALGVACRGQGQLNEAREHLVTAETLAQRCGAGPLAVRAAKELAGINPPSGSDAPWGPLTRQQRRVAELAAQHLSNRQIAVQLDITVRCVEFHLSAAYRKLGISGRHELRRVLAISAGG, encoded by the coding sequence GTGGGCCGCAGGCCGGCACCCGGAATCCTCGGACTGCGGGGCGAATTCGAGGAACTGCGCGGCCATCTGGTGCGAGCGCTCCTCTCGGAGCCGTCGGTGATCACCGTCGGCACAGAACCGGGCGTCGCCAGGACGAGGCCGTTCGACGCGGCCATCGACATCGCCGCCGACATCGGATACCGGGTGGGGACCGGGCGAGGCCGCCCACCGATTCGGGACCGCGCCTTCGGCGTCCTGCACCAGATGCTTGACGAGTTGCTGGCACCCGGCGGCCCCTGGGCGGCCTCCCAGGCCCGTACGGTCATGAAGGAACGGCCGGCCGACGAGATGTTCCCCGTGTTCGACCAGTTGCTGGCACGTCTGGCGGCACACGAACCCGTACTGCTGGCCCTCGACGACGCTGACCTGTGCGACACCGCGTCACTGCGCTACCTGGCCCACGCGATGCGGCGCGTCCACGGCAAGCCGGTGGTCCTCGTGCTGGCACATGAGGAGACGGAACCGGCCGTCATGGACGCGTCCCTGCGGGAGTTGACGGCCACGGCGCACCGCATCCCCGCGCCGGGCCGCTCCTCACCGGACACGGCCGCCTTCCTCTCCCGGACCGCGGGCCCCCAGGCCCCCGACGCCGCCACCCGGGACGGACTCACCCCCGCACCGGCCGACATCGACGAGTGGCTCGGTGCCCGGCTCAGCCGCCATCCCGCCTCGACGACCCTGGCGCAGGCGATCGCGGTCCTCGGCGACGACGCCGACTTCGGCCGCGCGGCGGCCCTGGCCCGGCTCGACCTCGATGACGCCTCCGCCAGGCTCGACCGCCTCATCCTGCTCGGGCTGATGGACCAGACGCCCCCGCTGCGCTTCCGGCACCATGTCCTGCGTGCCGCCGTCCTCGACGCCGTACCCATGGGCGCGCGCATCGCCTGGCACACCCGCGCCGCCGAACTGCTCCACGAGGCGGGCGAGCCCGACGAGACGGTGGCCGCGCATCTGCTGCGCGCCGACGTCGTCCGGATCGGCTGGGCCGCGACCACGCTGCGATCCGCCGCCCGACAGGCGATGGGACGCGGTCAGCCGGAGCGGGCCGTGCCCCTGCTGCGCCGGGCCCTGACAGCCCGCGCGACACCGGCTCAGCGCGCGGCCGTGCTCCGCGAACTCGGCACCGCCGAACTGGCCTTCGACCACTGCGCGGGAATCGCCACGCTGCGGGCCGCCCTGGAGAACGCACCGGACGCCGACGAAGCAGCCCACACCGCGCTCATCCTGGTGCCCGCGCTGCTCTCGGCCGAGTCCGACGAGGAAGCGACCACCGTCGCGGACCAGGTCGCCGCATGGGTGGCCGAGGCGGACCCTGACACCGCCTGGCACCTGGGCGGCCTGGCCTACCAGGGAGCGCTCGGCCGGCTCGGCACCGTCTCCGGCGCCGCCGCCCGGTCCGTGACCCTGTTCGCCGATACGCCGCAGGACCCTCGTCTGCGCCGGGCCCGGCTGGCCTACCTCGCCCATCACCACAGTTGGCGTGGCCTGGACCGCCCGAACGTCGTACGGCACGCCACGGAATCACTGCGCGACCCGCGCCCGGGAATGGCCCAGAGCCCGTACCACCTCGCCCTGCTGTCCCTGCTGTACGCCGACGCACTCGGGAACGCCGACGCGGCCCTGCGCCAGCTGGAGACGAACGCCGTGGGCAAGGGGTCCCACTGCGACCGGGCCGCCGTGATGCTCCTGCGCGGCGTCGCCTTGCGGATGTCCGGGAACCTTGACACCGCGCTGAACCGCTTCCGTACGGCATACAGCCTCCTCGACGCCTGGAGCGCGGGGAACCCGACCCGCGAGAGCATATGGTGCCTGGCACGAACGGCCGAGACGCTCGTCGAGCAGGGAGGCACCGAGGAGGCCAACGAACTTCTGGCACAGCGCGGCCTGTTGGGAGAACTTCCCGACCAGGTGCACTACAACTGGGTCCTCTTCGCACGCGGTCGCATCCACATGGCTCTCGGTGATCACGAAGGCGCCCTGAGGGACCTCCTCGAATGTGGATACAGCCTCACGGAGTGGGGCATGGACAACCCGGCCGTGCTGCCATGGCGATCGCAGGCCGCGTCTTCCTGTCTCGCCCTCGGTGACCGCCGCCGGGCACGCGAGCTGGCCGAGCAGGAGCTGGCCGCCGCACTGCGCTGGGGAACGCCCCGCGCAGCGGGAACCGCACGGGCAGCCCTGGGACGGGCGAGCACCGGCCCGGAGGCGACCAAGCAGCTGACCGACGCGGTGGCCGTCCTACGGGAGTCGCCAGCACGTCTGGAGCTGGCACACGCGCAGTACGCCCTGGGCGTGGCGTGCCGCGGCCAAGGACAATTGAACGAGGCCCGCGAGCACCTGGTGACGGCCGAGACCCTGGCCCAGCGATGCGGCGCCGGACCACTGGCCGTCCGCGCGGCCAAAGAGCTGGCAGGGATCAACCCGCCATCCGGCTCGGACGCACCCTGGGGCCCATTGACCCGCCAACAGCGACGCGTCGCCGAACTCGCCGCACAGCACCTGAGCAACAGACAGATCGCCGTACAACTGGACATCACCGTGCGGTGCGTAGAATTCCATCTGTCCGCCGCATACCGCAAGTTGGGCATCTCAGGACGCCATGAACTACGCAGAGTACTCGCCATCAGCGCGGGCGGTTAG